The Methanolacinia petrolearia DSM 11571 genome has a segment encoding these proteins:
- a CDS encoding sulfite exporter TauE/SafE family protein, translated as MTPEVIVFIVIIAFIVGMIASILGIGGGTLNVPVLILVFSFDQITAIALSLTIGVAISFTSMVNYAWQQRILYKTALFLGVPAVGVSVLSVLVSISLPVITLKLILIAILLVIASTLLKPDLISLPEIKKGPEYHDGCKNRYGDEFSGDFHALHMITWGSSGGLLNGLTGLGGGSINVPAMIAAKIPPHYATATSTMVVFLACMAASIMHAELGNIHSLGFLALYITGAVCGAVAGTRYARKLRSSQLSFGFGLFLIFVCIIMAINLFL; from the coding sequence ATGACACCTGAAGTGATAGTGTTCATCGTAATAATCGCATTCATCGTCGGGATGATCGCATCAATCCTCGGGATCGGCGGGGGTACGCTGAACGTTCCCGTGCTGATACTTGTCTTTTCATTCGACCAGATTACTGCAATCGCTCTCTCCCTGACTATAGGTGTTGCAATATCTTTTACTTCGATGGTAAATTATGCATGGCAGCAGAGAATACTCTATAAAACGGCACTGTTCCTTGGGGTTCCTGCTGTCGGGGTATCGGTACTGTCGGTTCTCGTCTCAATATCGCTGCCTGTAATAACACTTAAGCTGATTTTAATCGCCATACTCCTTGTTATTGCATCGACTCTTCTCAAGCCGGATCTGATCTCCCTCCCGGAAATAAAGAAGGGCCCGGAGTATCATGACGGCTGTAAGAACAGGTACGGCGATGAGTTCTCCGGCGATTTTCATGCACTGCATATGATCACCTGGGGAAGCAGCGGAGGGCTTTTGAACGGTCTGACGGGTCTAGGCGGTGGAAGCATAAATGTTCCTGCAATGATCGCTGCAAAAATTCCCCCGCATTATGCGACTGCGACTTCAACAATGGTCGTGTTTCTTGCATGTATGGCGGCCTCGATCATGCACGCGGAGCTCGGCAATATTCATTCTCTGGGTTTTCTGGCATTGTACATCACCGGGGCCGTATGCGGTGCGGTTGCAGGCACGAGATATGCACGGAAACTTAGGAGCAGTCAGTTGTCATTCGGTTTTGGGCTTTTCCTGATATTCGTATGCATCATTATGGCCATAAATCTTTTTCTCTGA
- a CDS encoding argininosuccinate synthase codes for MGKGKIVLAFSGGLDTSICVPLLKEEYGYDEVITVAVDVGQPEEDIKKATDKGHLIADKHFTIDIKDKFVEEQLFPTIKANGSYEGYPMGTALARPLIAEEIVKIAKKEGANAVAHGCTGKGNDQLRFDFIFRGAGLDIVAPMREMNLTREWEMDYAEKHKIPVPVVKDKPYSVDENCWSRSIEGGRLEDPSFHPPNDIYEWTVSPEEAPDTPEEITIEFEKGIPVALNGKRMKGYDLILAVNKVAGKHGIGRNDMIEDRILGLKAREVYEHPAATVLIAAHSDLERLVLSRQELSFKNIVDEKWSELGYMGLIHEPLFAALTAFINKTQERVNGKVDMKLYKGKATVTGRSSPDALYSGDLVSFESKTIDQKDSIGFSSFFGFQARIWKNLKK; via the coding sequence ATGGGAAAAGGTAAAATTGTGCTGGCTTTTTCAGGAGGCCTTGATACATCAATCTGTGTGCCGCTTTTAAAAGAAGAATACGGCTATGACGAAGTCATTACAGTCGCAGTCGACGTGGGTCAGCCGGAAGAGGATATAAAGAAGGCGACAGACAAAGGGCATCTGATTGCCGACAAGCATTTTACTATCGATATAAAGGATAAATTCGTTGAAGAGCAGCTCTTTCCGACTATTAAAGCCAATGGCTCGTACGAAGGATATCCTATGGGCACTGCACTTGCAAGGCCGCTAATCGCGGAAGAAATAGTGAAGATCGCGAAAAAAGAGGGCGCTAATGCAGTAGCGCACGGCTGCACAGGCAAGGGAAACGATCAGCTCAGGTTCGATTTCATCTTCAGGGGAGCAGGACTTGATATTGTGGCCCCGATGAGGGAGATGAACCTTACAAGAGAATGGGAGATGGATTATGCTGAGAAGCATAAAATCCCGGTGCCTGTTGTAAAGGACAAACCCTATTCGGTCGACGAGAACTGCTGGAGCAGGAGCATCGAGGGAGGAAGACTTGAAGACCCGTCCTTCCACCCGCCAAACGACATCTATGAGTGGACCGTCTCGCCGGAAGAGGCGCCGGACACACCGGAAGAGATTACCATAGAGTTCGAAAAAGGTATTCCGGTCGCACTTAACGGAAAGAGAATGAAAGGCTACGATCTCATCCTTGCCGTAAACAAAGTTGCAGGCAAGCACGGGATCGGCAGGAACGATATGATCGAGGACAGGATCCTCGGCTTAAAGGCCCGCGAGGTCTACGAGCATCCCGCCGCGACCGTTCTCATCGCCGCCCATTCGGATCTCGAAAGGCTGGTCCTCAGCAGGCAGGAACTCTCGTTCAAGAACATCGTCGATGAAAAATGGTCCGAACTCGGTTACATGGGACTGATCCACGAACCGTTGTTTGCTGCTCTAACCGCATTCATCAACAAGACGCAGGAGAGAGTGAACGGTAAAGTCGATATGAAACTTTACAAAGGCAAAGCCACCGTTACCGGAAGAAGCTCGCCTGATGCACTTTATTCCGGCGATCTCGTCTCGTTTGAGAGCAAGACTATAGACCAGAAGGATTCGATCGGTTTCTCATCTTTCTTCGGATTCCAGGCAAGAATCTGGAAGAACCTTAAGAAATAA
- a CDS encoding M42 family metallopeptidase, translated as MVKELLGKLSDAHGLSASEGNVRAIIREELDGFVDEIYEDKMGNLVAVKKGDDFRIMIASHMDEIGFMVQYIDEKGFIKFVPIGGWYNPVAYTQRVILHGKKGQVTGVIGAKPPHVMTPEDRKKEIKTDDMFIDVGATSEKEVNELGIEIGTSITIDREYKLLANNRLTGKALDNRVGVAMLIETLKQAKSPHTIYGVFTVQEEVGLKGAKVSAFALKPDCAIATDVTISGDHPGITKKEASVEMGKGPVLALVSAAGRGIMSDPKVTEWLRKTAESNKIPLQLEVGDGGNTDATIIHLVRDGIPSIPFQIATRYIHSPIEVVDLTDVEEGIKLLVAALKTKPAFN; from the coding sequence ATGGTAAAAGAATTACTTGGAAAACTTTCAGACGCTCACGGCCTCTCGGCAAGCGAGGGAAATGTCAGGGCAATAATCAGGGAGGAGCTCGACGGCTTTGTCGATGAGATCTACGAGGACAAGATGGGCAATCTGGTTGCGGTCAAAAAAGGCGACGATTTCAGGATCATGATCGCATCGCACATGGACGAGATCGGCTTCATGGTCCAGTATATCGACGAGAAAGGCTTTATCAAATTCGTCCCCATCGGCGGCTGGTACAATCCCGTCGCATATACCCAGAGGGTCATTCTTCACGGTAAGAAAGGGCAGGTCACCGGTGTTATCGGTGCAAAGCCGCCCCATGTGATGACTCCCGAGGACAGGAAGAAAGAGATTAAGACCGATGATATGTTCATAGACGTTGGTGCAACGAGCGAGAAGGAAGTAAACGAACTCGGGATCGAGATCGGAACGTCGATCACCATCGACAGGGAATACAAACTTCTTGCAAACAACAGGCTCACCGGAAAGGCGCTCGACAACAGGGTCGGCGTCGCAATGCTCATAGAGACCCTGAAGCAGGCCAAATCACCGCATACGATATACGGCGTCTTTACAGTCCAGGAAGAAGTCGGCCTGAAGGGAGCGAAGGTCAGCGCATTCGCCCTCAAACCCGACTGTGCAATCGCGACCGACGTAACCATCTCGGGCGATCACCCCGGGATCACGAAGAAGGAAGCCTCCGTAGAGATGGGAAAAGGGCCGGTGCTTGCACTGGTAAGTGCAGCAGGACGTGGCATTATGTCCGATCCCAAAGTTACCGAATGGCTGAGGAAGACCGCAGAATCGAATAAGATCCCTCTCCAGCTGGAAGTCGGAGACGGCGGAAATACGGATGCAACGATCATCCATCTTGTAAGAGACGGTATTCCCAGCATTCCATTCCAGATCGCGACAAGGTATATCCACTCTCCAATCGAGGTTGTGGACCTGACTGATGTAGAAGAAGGCATAAAGCTGCTGGTTGCAGCACTGAAAACAAAGCCTGCCTTCAACTGA
- a CDS encoding pyridoxal phosphate-dependent aminotransferase — MKVEMKNNLFSERVLGIEMSGIRKFFQKAKPGSINLGIGQPDFPTPEHIKIAGIKAIEDNLTGYTFNTGVPELREAISAKFKRENGLVYSPDQIIVTGGAGEALHIAMESLVDNGDRVLYPDPGFVSYRECAVLAGGIPGGIPVDESLHIKTEVCKEMLDGAKVMVLNSPANPTGAVEDRETIRDLVEYADDAGVTVISDEVYEHFIYDKEHTSAALFGDNVVTINAASKTFSMTGWRIGFVAAEQELIDQMIKVHQYCLTCATSISQYAALAGYTGTNECVHEMKSEYAARRDLLYNGLKDLGFEFPKPEGAFYMFVPMETEMQYKILDAGVVIIPGDAFGKNAVDYARFSYAASRDDITEALKRIESII, encoded by the coding sequence ATGAAAGTTGAGATGAAGAACAATCTTTTTTCCGAAAGAGTCCTGGGAATAGAGATGTCCGGCATCAGGAAATTCTTCCAGAAGGCCAAACCCGGTTCGATCAACCTCGGGATCGGCCAGCCGGATTTCCCTACCCCCGAACATATCAAAATTGCGGGAATAAAGGCGATCGAGGACAACCTGACGGGATATACTTTCAATACCGGCGTTCCTGAACTCAGGGAGGCGATCTCGGCCAAGTTTAAGAGAGAGAACGGGCTCGTATATTCGCCGGACCAGATCATTGTAACCGGAGGAGCGGGCGAGGCCCTTCATATCGCCATGGAGTCTCTCGTTGACAACGGGGATCGCGTTCTTTATCCTGATCCCGGATTCGTATCATACAGGGAATGCGCAGTCCTTGCGGGAGGGATACCCGGGGGAATACCCGTGGACGAAAGCCTGCATATAAAGACCGAAGTGTGCAAAGAGATGCTCGACGGGGCGAAGGTCATGGTGCTCAACTCCCCGGCAAACCCCACCGGGGCGGTGGAGGATCGTGAAACCATCCGTGACCTCGTCGAATATGCCGATGATGCCGGGGTGACCGTGATCTCGGACGAGGTCTACGAGCACTTCATATACGACAAGGAGCATACGAGTGCCGCACTCTTCGGCGACAACGTGGTCACGATAAATGCAGCGAGCAAGACCTTCTCGATGACAGGCTGGAGGATCGGTTTTGTTGCAGCAGAACAGGAACTGATCGACCAGATGATCAAGGTCCACCAGTACTGCCTTACCTGTGCGACATCCATATCCCAGTACGCGGCCCTTGCAGGGTACACCGGAACGAACGAATGTGTCCATGAGATGAAATCCGAATATGCGGCAAGAAGGGATCTGCTTTACAACGGCCTGAAAGATCTCGGATTCGAGTTTCCCAAACCCGAGGGGGCGTTCTACATGTTCGTCCCTATGGAGACGGAGATGCAATACAAGATCCTCGACGCAGGCGTCGTTATAATCCCGGGCGATGCGTTCGGTAAGAATGCCGTTGACTATGCACGTTTCAGCTACGCGGCATCGAGAGATGATATCACTGAAGCACTTAAGAGAATAGAGAGTATAATTTAG
- the hxlB gene encoding 6-phospho-3-hexuloisomerase — protein MSECKTVEDMIRLMSTKIEEMADSISDQEVDLFIDEILKANRIYVMGAGRSGLVAKAFAMRLMHLGLKSYVIGETITPAMEKGDMIVAFSGSGETKTIAELCETAKTLGGRICLVTSKSDSRIGRISDCTVVLESHRDYIRDESSEFEIKQMKGELKSFAPLGTLFETGAMIFADSIISAIMIILNCEEKDLKGRHANIE, from the coding sequence ATGTCCGAATGCAAAACAGTAGAAGATATGATCCGTCTCATGAGCACCAAGATAGAAGAGATGGCCGATTCCATCTCCGACCAGGAGGTAGACCTGTTTATCGATGAAATCCTGAAGGCAAACAGGATCTATGTAATGGGTGCCGGAAGATCCGGGCTTGTCGCAAAGGCCTTTGCCATGAGACTGATGCACCTTGGACTTAAGTCCTATGTCATCGGCGAGACGATCACTCCCGCCATGGAAAAGGGGGATATGATAGTCGCGTTCTCCGGATCGGGGGAGACGAAGACTATCGCGGAGCTCTGCGAGACTGCAAAAACGCTCGGGGGCAGGATATGTCTCGTAACATCCAAGTCCGATTCCAGGATCGGCAGGATATCCGACTGCACGGTTGTCCTTGAGAGCCACAGGGATTATATCCGGGACGAATCGTCGGAGTTCGAGATCAAGCAGATGAAAGGCGAACTCAAATCCTTCGCCCCTCTCGGGACGTTATTCGAGACCGGTGCGATGATCTTCGCCGACTCGATTATCTCGGCGATTATGATCATACTCAATTGCGAGGAGAAGGATCTCAAGGGAAGACATGCCAACATCGAATGA
- a CDS encoding ferritin family protein, with the protein MPEFGNPFAGLKNDRKLTPDELIRAIRFMVSAEYEAIQLYVQLAESTDNELAKAVLLDIADEEKVHAGEFLRLLRELAPDEEGFYKEGYEEVEEEIEKLK; encoded by the coding sequence ATGCCGGAATTTGGAAATCCTTTTGCAGGTCTCAAAAACGATCGCAAGCTTACCCCCGACGAACTGATAAGAGCAATCAGGTTCATGGTCTCGGCAGAGTACGAAGCAATACAGCTCTACGTTCAGCTTGCCGAATCCACGGACAACGAATTGGCAAAGGCAGTACTGCTCGATATTGCTGATGAAGAGAAAGTGCATGCCGGAGAGTTCCTCCGCCTTCTGCGCGAACTGGCCCCCGACGAGGAAGGATTCTACAAAGAGGGTTATGAAGAAGTCGAAGAAGAGATTGAAAAACTGAAATAA
- a CDS encoding RiPP maturation radical SAM C-methyltransferase: MDFEGPGVAFIYPPFSLIEIPPLGISMFKSALLKEGIGCDIHYVNLLLDEELGRLHGMIASTTPIELMLGEWLFAPSAFGENPDADLAYLQEVLWKKYKDVFTPFIVKELFEIRDRLPSFLDKFVEETDWSRYAVVGFSSSFQQHCASLALAKRIKSKFPEIQILFGGANCFGTKGEALCRLFPFIDYVCTGEGDEAVPKLIKTLLNDDPVPEIPGVVSRNSGKTCESGLVKDLDCLPFPDYSDYFDTLKSGRKLTDLDINIPIETSRGCWWGEKKQCTFCGFNPRGMLFRCKSPTRVLDEIQYVQDNYGNKIHVADNIMAQQYFQTLLPQLADQKGIKFFWEVKASLTSEQVRLLACAGITELQVGIESLNDSVLRLMQKGTKLIHNIQILKWGKQFGIDVSYNILWGFPGEDPNEYAAMIQFIPKIRHLAPPNSYGHIRFDRFSAYWKEPSKYGITRLVPSNVYRHIFHSLPEDDLYDIAHYFDAEYNDISEIYAQDLIAVLKEWKSRTDAVLDVFTSGKSITIKDTRKGTMNEYNYNDLAADLYLQCDTAQTIQALLKMNRVSRTGIQAVLDQFVADDLMIYSGGKYLSLGVLRS, from the coding sequence ATGGATTTTGAAGGTCCTGGTGTAGCATTTATATATCCTCCGTTCAGTTTGATTGAAATCCCTCCCCTGGGTATTTCAATGTTCAAGAGTGCACTTTTAAAAGAGGGCATCGGATGCGACATTCACTATGTCAATCTCCTGCTTGATGAGGAGCTCGGACGACTACATGGCATGATTGCATCCACCACTCCCATAGAACTGATGCTTGGAGAATGGCTATTTGCCCCGTCGGCTTTCGGTGAAAATCCTGATGCGGATCTTGCATACCTGCAGGAAGTCCTGTGGAAAAAATACAAGGACGTATTTACTCCATTTATTGTAAAAGAATTGTTTGAAATCCGTGATCGACTACCCTCATTTCTGGACAAATTTGTTGAAGAAACGGACTGGTCCCGTTATGCAGTGGTTGGTTTCAGTTCGTCCTTTCAGCAGCATTGTGCTTCTCTTGCCCTGGCAAAACGAATCAAATCAAAGTTTCCTGAGATCCAAATACTCTTTGGCGGCGCCAACTGCTTCGGGACAAAGGGCGAAGCACTATGCCGCCTGTTCCCGTTCATTGATTATGTCTGTACAGGCGAAGGTGATGAGGCAGTCCCTAAACTGATCAAAACTCTTCTTAATGATGATCCTGTCCCGGAGATTCCCGGGGTAGTCTCCCGGAACTCTGGAAAAACCTGTGAAAGCGGCCTGGTTAAAGATCTGGATTGTCTCCCATTTCCGGATTATTCGGATTATTTCGATACACTGAAATCCGGCAGGAAACTGACTGATTTAGATATCAACATTCCCATCGAGACCTCACGCGGGTGCTGGTGGGGAGAAAAAAAGCAATGTACTTTTTGCGGATTCAATCCGAGGGGTATGCTCTTCCGTTGCAAATCACCTACGCGTGTTCTGGATGAAATACAATATGTACAGGATAACTACGGAAATAAGATCCATGTTGCAGACAATATCATGGCCCAACAGTACTTTCAGACTCTGCTACCTCAACTTGCCGATCAAAAAGGAATTAAATTTTTCTGGGAAGTTAAAGCGAGTCTCACCAGCGAACAGGTCAGGCTTCTGGCATGTGCAGGTATTACTGAATTACAGGTGGGTATCGAATCATTGAATGACAGCGTTCTCAGGCTGATGCAAAAGGGAACAAAACTCATACATAATATCCAGATTCTGAAATGGGGAAAACAGTTTGGCATTGATGTATCCTATAATATATTATGGGGGTTCCCCGGCGAAGACCCGAACGAATACGCGGCAATGATACAGTTTATTCCCAAAATCCGGCACCTGGCTCCTCCAAATAGCTACGGTCATATTCGTTTCGACCGCTTCAGCGCCTACTGGAAAGAACCTTCCAAATACGGGATCACCCGCCTTGTGCCTTCAAATGTATACAGGCATATATTTCATTCATTACCGGAAGACGATCTCTACGATATTGCCCACTACTTTGATGCTGAATACAACGATATATCAGAGATCTATGCGCAGGATCTGATTGCTGTCCTGAAGGAATGGAAATCCCGGACCGATGCCGTTCTGGACGTCTTTACTTCCGGAAAATCGATCACGATCAAGGACACCCGCAAAGGAACCATGAATGAATACAACTACAACGATCTTGCCGCCGATCTTTATCTTCAGTGCGATACAGCACAAACGATTCAGGCGCTTTTAAAGATGAATCGGGTGAGCAGGACCGGGATTCAGGCGGTCCTGGATCAGTTTGTCGCAGACGATCTGATGATATACTCGGGCGGGAAGTACCTGAGTCTGGGCGTCTTGCGTTCGTGA
- a CDS encoding Franean1_4349 family RiPP, translated as MATEKEMYELIGRAVADAEFRKKLTANPEEAASEAGYTLTNEQLEALKSEDAKGITKVLEERFPKSLGIVI; from the coding sequence ATGGCAACAGAGAAGGAAATGTATGAACTAATCGGGCGTGCTGTTGCGGATGCAGAATTCCGCAAAAAATTAACAGCAAACCCGGAAGAAGCAGCAAGTGAAGCAGGATATACACTCACAAATGAGCAACTGGAAGCACTTAAATCTGAAGATGCCAAAGGGATCACAAAAGTTCTCGAAGAAAGATTCCCAAAATCACTTGGAATAGTCATATGA
- a CDS encoding Franean1_4349 family RiPP, translating to MATEKEMYELIGRAVADAEFRKKLTANPEEAAKEAGYILTDEQLAALESEDAKGIATVLEERFPKSFGKPL from the coding sequence ATGGCAACAGAAAAGGAAATGTATGAACTAATCGGACGTGCTGTTGCGGATGCAGAATTCCGCAAAAAATTAACAGCAAACCCGGAAGAAGCAGCAAAAGAAGCAGGATATATTCTCACAGACGAGCAACTGGCAGCACTTGAATCTGAAGATGCCAAAGGGATCGCAACAGTGCTCGAAGAAAGGTTCCCAAAATCATTTGGGAAACCTCTATAA